The following coding sequences lie in one Rhizobium rhododendri genomic window:
- a CDS encoding porin, with translation MNIKSLLLGSAAALAVVSGAHAADAIVAAEPEPLEYVRICDAYGAGYFYIPGSETCLKIGGMIRNDTYWHDAYNPFGAFGTKNYTRAELSFNSATDTEYGPLKTATTLRFNYSEGVNSDASPLIAYISLGGFLIGRQDSQYNEYMGYAGNVINDDVIGDGPYELNQLTYSYDSGTGFTGVISLEDSYSSVAYDHYAPDVVAGLGYKAGAFGIKVAGGYDSVAEEGAVKVRLDADFGTVSAFLMGAWNTDGNTTNKYANGDPFGTTGDWAVWGGGTAKFSEKLSWNVQLAYADNKTFEATTNLAFFPVKGLKLQPEITYVNYDNVDKSVWAGVLRVQRNF, from the coding sequence ATGAATATCAAATCTCTTCTTCTCGGATCCGCTGCAGCGCTCGCTGTTGTATCTGGTGCACATGCGGCCGACGCAATCGTCGCTGCCGAACCGGAACCGCTGGAATATGTCCGCATCTGCGACGCATACGGCGCCGGCTACTTCTACATTCCAGGCAGCGAAACTTGCCTCAAGATCGGCGGCATGATCCGCAACGATACTTACTGGCACGATGCCTACAATCCTTTTGGTGCCTTTGGGACCAAGAACTACACCCGCGCTGAACTCTCGTTCAACTCCGCAACGGACACTGAATATGGTCCCTTGAAGACGGCGACGACGCTGCGCTTTAACTATTCGGAAGGCGTAAATTCGGATGCCTCTCCGCTGATCGCCTATATTTCGCTCGGCGGCTTCCTCATCGGTCGGCAGGACTCGCAGTATAACGAATACATGGGCTATGCCGGCAACGTCATCAACGATGATGTGATCGGAGATGGACCTTACGAGCTGAACCAGCTCACCTATTCCTACGACTCCGGCACCGGCTTCACCGGTGTGATCTCGCTCGAAGATTCCTATTCCAGCGTAGCCTATGACCACTATGCTCCCGACGTCGTTGCCGGGCTCGGCTACAAGGCCGGCGCATTCGGGATCAAGGTTGCGGGCGGTTACGACTCTGTCGCCGAAGAAGGCGCAGTCAAGGTACGCCTCGATGCAGACTTCGGCACAGTCAGCGCATTCCTGATGGGTGCCTGGAACACCGACGGCAACACGACCAACAAGTACGCCAATGGCGACCCCTTTGGCACCACGGGTGACTGGGCTGTCTGGGGCGGCGGCACTGCAAAGTTCAGCGAAAAGCTGAGCTGGAACGTGCAGTTGGCCTATGCTGACAACAAGACCTTCGAAGCAACCACCAACCTTGCCTTCTTCCCGGTCAAGGGCCTCAAGCTCCAGCCGGAAATCACCTACGTCAACTATGACAACGTCGATAAAAGCGTTTGGGCAGGCGTTCTCCGCGTCCAGCGCAACTTCTAA
- a CDS encoding DMT family transporter, with protein MTILFYRGIVSGGGVFLLFLFIERGGAWRIIGAMRGPSFAAMFFSTGAMISGIGSIYYTSVADSMVIYATVPFITAGVAFLYIRERPSAATMIAAGVALVGVLVMLTGDSTGSGSWFGRALAAIMTLMVSGLAVVMRRHRDVPMLPAMAASGWLCSLVCFWFASPGSVSGSDAGLIVAFGLIQNALGLSLYTFGSRLIPAADASLLTALEVPLTPLWVWIFFSETPSSATMIGGPIVLVALFGHIFTEVRRNRAPMVVNPG; from the coding sequence ATGACCATCCTTTTCTATCGCGGCATCGTCTCGGGCGGCGGGGTATTCCTGCTTTTCCTGTTCATCGAACGCGGTGGCGCGTGGCGCATCATCGGGGCGATGCGCGGGCCGTCGTTTGCCGCGATGTTTTTCTCGACGGGCGCGATGATCAGCGGCATCGGCTCCATCTATTACACCTCCGTCGCCGACTCGATGGTGATTTACGCCACGGTGCCCTTCATCACCGCCGGCGTCGCCTTCCTGTATATCCGCGAGCGCCCCAGTGCCGCGACGATGATTGCGGCGGGAGTGGCGCTGGTTGGGGTCCTGGTAATGCTGACGGGCGATAGCACCGGCAGTGGAAGCTGGTTCGGGCGCGCCCTTGCGGCCATCATGACCCTGATGGTATCCGGACTTGCAGTCGTCATGCGCCGTCACCGCGATGTGCCGATGCTGCCGGCCATGGCTGCATCCGGCTGGCTGTGCTCACTGGTGTGTTTCTGGTTCGCATCGCCAGGGTCCGTCTCGGGAAGTGACGCCGGGCTGATCGTGGCCTTCGGATTGATCCAGAATGCGCTTGGGCTTAGCCTCTACACATTCGGATCCCGTCTCATTCCCGCTGCCGATGCCAGCCTGCTGACCGCGCTCGAGGTTCCTTTGACGCCGCTCTGGGTGTGGATATTCTTCAGCGAGACGCCATCGAGCGCGACGATGATCGGCGGGCCGATCGTGCTTGTCGCATTGTTTGGCCATATTTTCACGGAGGTCCGGCGCAACCGGGCGCCGATGGTCGTCAATCCCGGCTGA
- a CDS encoding NAD-dependent epimerase — protein sequence MRYLITGTGGFIGFHLAKRLLDEGNFVVGFDGMTPYYDVALKEKRHAILARSNGFKPVIAMLEDKAALDRAAELAEPDVIVHLAAQAGVRYSLENPKSYVDSNVTGSFNILELARAIKPKHLLLASTSSVYGANEKMPFAESDKADEQMTIYAATKKSMELMAHSYAHLFDIPTTAFRFFTVYGPWGRPDMALFKFVDAIRNDRPIDIYGEGRMSRDFTYIDDLVEGIVRLIAVPPAEANRVVSDTVIDSLSSTAPFRIVNIGGGAPVELMHYVETIEAALGKKAIRNMLPMQPGDVHHTYAEPGLLVALTGYKPELGVEEGVRRFVEWYLENY from the coding sequence ATGCGCTACCTGATCACCGGCACCGGTGGCTTCATTGGCTTCCATCTCGCCAAGCGACTGCTCGACGAAGGCAATTTCGTGGTCGGCTTCGACGGCATGACACCGTATTACGATGTGGCGCTGAAGGAAAAACGGCACGCCATCCTCGCGCGCTCGAACGGCTTCAAGCCGGTGATCGCCATGCTGGAAGACAAGGCGGCGCTCGATAGGGCGGCCGAACTGGCGGAGCCTGATGTCATCGTCCACCTCGCCGCCCAGGCCGGCGTTCGCTACAGCCTCGAAAATCCGAAATCCTACGTCGACTCCAACGTCACCGGGTCGTTCAACATTCTAGAACTCGCCCGCGCCATCAAGCCGAAGCATTTGCTGCTCGCCTCGACCTCGTCGGTCTACGGCGCCAACGAGAAGATGCCGTTTGCCGAAAGCGACAAGGCTGACGAGCAGATGACGATCTATGCGGCGACGAAGAAAAGCATGGAGCTGATGGCCCACAGCTACGCCCATCTCTTCGACATCCCGACGACGGCGTTCCGCTTCTTCACGGTCTATGGCCCGTGGGGCCGGCCGGACATGGCGCTGTTCAAGTTCGTCGATGCCATCAGGAACGATCGCCCGATCGATATCTACGGCGAAGGCCGGATGAGCCGCGACTTCACCTATATCGACGACCTCGTCGAGGGCATCGTCCGCCTGATCGCGGTGCCGCCGGCAGAGGCCAACCGCGTCGTCTCGGATACCGTCATCGATTCGCTGTCGAGCACCGCCCCGTTCCGGATCGTCAACATCGGTGGCGGCGCGCCGGTGGAGCTGATGCATTATGTCGAGACGATAGAGGCCGCGCTCGGCAAGAAGGCCATCCGCAACATGCTGCCGATGCAGCCGGGCGACGTACATCACACCTACGCCGAACCCGGCCTGCTCGTCGCCCTGACCGGCTACAAGCCGGAACTGGGCGTCGAAGAAGGTGTCAGGCGCTTTGTCGAATGGTATCTCGAAAACTACTGA
- a CDS encoding ArsR/SmtB family transcription factor — protein MVPSGDDDFGIYGEEVQRAAAAQSDFLGIMANRHRLHILFLLLESEHSVRDLMRELNETPVGVSRHLTILRDNNIVRSRRCGKNVRYSLTCPHTVQMVKAIAEICCQRDKEVEEE, from the coding sequence GTGGTACCGTCGGGGGACGATGATTTTGGCATATATGGGGAAGAGGTGCAGAGGGCCGCTGCAGCGCAATCCGATTTTCTTGGGATCATGGCAAACCGCCATCGCCTGCACATCCTGTTTTTGTTGCTCGAAAGCGAGCATTCTGTTCGCGATCTGATGCGGGAGCTGAATGAAACTCCGGTTGGCGTCTCGCGTCACCTGACGATCCTTCGTGACAACAACATCGTCCGCAGCCGCCGCTGCGGCAAGAACGTCCGCTATTCGCTCACATGTCCGCACACAGTCCAGATGGTGAAAGCCATCGCCGAAATCTGTTGCCAGCGCGATAAAGAGGTCGAGGAGGAATAG
- a CDS encoding amidohydrolase family protein, which translates to MTFDLLIRNATLTDGRTGIDIGIAGGRIAAIEHKIAANAGREIDAGGHLVSSPFVDCHFHMDATLSLGLPRLNTSGTLLEGIALWGELKPLLTQEAVVERALRYCDLAVSQGLLAVRTHVDICDDRLLAVEALLHVKKAVAPYLDLQLVAFPQDGYYRSPTAADNLERALDLGVDIVGGIPHFERTMEDGARSVRALCEIAARRGLRVDLHCDETDDPLSRHIETLACETQRLGLQGRATGSHLTSMHSMDNYYVSKLLPLIAEAEVQVVANPLINIMLQGRHDSYPKRRGMTRVKEMREHGINIAFGQDCCMDPWYSLGSGDMLDVAHMGLHVGQLSAREAMRFCFDAVTRNPAKLMGLEGYGLDVGCNGDLVVLQAKDPIEAIRLRATRLFVVRRGKVISETPARGARLSLNGRPDFVDPAAYAPVANEH; encoded by the coding sequence ATGACGTTCGATCTACTCATCCGAAACGCAACGCTTACCGATGGCCGCACGGGGATCGACATCGGTATCGCCGGCGGCAGGATCGCTGCAATCGAGCACAAGATCGCTGCTAACGCCGGTCGCGAGATCGACGCCGGCGGCCACCTTGTCTCGAGCCCTTTCGTCGATTGCCATTTTCATATGGATGCCACCCTGTCGCTTGGCCTGCCGCGCTTGAACACGTCCGGTACGCTCCTCGAAGGCATTGCGCTCTGGGGTGAACTGAAGCCGTTGCTGACGCAGGAGGCGGTGGTCGAGCGGGCATTGCGCTATTGCGATCTCGCCGTATCGCAAGGGCTGCTGGCGGTGCGGACCCATGTCGATATCTGCGACGACCGGCTTCTGGCTGTCGAGGCGCTGCTGCACGTCAAGAAGGCGGTCGCGCCCTATCTCGATCTGCAACTCGTCGCCTTTCCGCAGGATGGATATTACCGTTCGCCGACAGCTGCCGACAATCTCGAGCGGGCGCTGGATCTCGGTGTCGACATTGTCGGCGGTATTCCGCATTTCGAGCGGACGATGGAAGACGGTGCGCGGTCTGTGCGGGCGCTTTGCGAGATTGCCGCGAGGCGGGGCCTGCGCGTCGACCTGCATTGCGACGAAACGGACGATCCGCTTTCGCGGCATATCGAGACGCTTGCCTGTGAAACGCAGCGGCTGGGACTGCAAGGCCGCGCGACCGGCTCGCACCTGACTTCGATGCATTCGATGGACAATTACTATGTGTCGAAGCTACTGCCGCTGATCGCCGAGGCTGAGGTTCAGGTGGTTGCCAACCCGCTGATCAACATCATGCTGCAGGGACGACACGACAGCTACCCGAAGCGGCGCGGTATGACGCGGGTGAAGGAGATGCGCGAGCACGGCATCAACATCGCCTTCGGCCAGGATTGCTGCATGGACCCGTGGTATTCGCTCGGCAGCGGCGACATGCTCGATGTCGCGCATATGGGCCTGCATGTCGGACAGCTGTCGGCTCGCGAGGCAATGCGGTTCTGTTTCGACGCGGTCACCAGAAATCCGGCCAAGCTGATGGGGCTGGAAGGTTATGGTCTCGACGTCGGCTGCAATGGCGATCTGGTGGTGCTGCAAGCGAAAGATCCGATCGAGGCGATCCGTCTGCGCGCAACGCGTTTGTTTGTTGTTCGTCGCGGCAAGGTGATCAGCGAGACGCCGGCGAGAGGCGCAAGGCTGTCGCTCAACGGGCGGCCCGATTTCGTCGATCCTGCTGCCTACGCGCCGGTCGCCAACGAGCATTGA
- a CDS encoding ArsR/SmtB family transcription factor — MGAEQQEKLMRDQASLLAMMANPARLTILRLLLEEERSVGQLATQVGLSENATSMHLAKLRRGRVVTTKRKAQNIFYAAKSINVVVILNALDAISHNF, encoded by the coding sequence ATGGGTGCCGAGCAGCAGGAAAAACTGATGCGTGATCAAGCCTCGCTCCTGGCGATGATGGCCAACCCGGCGAGACTGACTATCCTGCGACTTCTTCTCGAGGAAGAGAGATCGGTCGGGCAGCTGGCCACGCAAGTGGGGTTAAGCGAAAATGCCACCTCCATGCACCTGGCAAAGCTGAGACGGGGACGGGTCGTCACTACCAAGAGGAAGGCTCAGAACATCTTTTACGCCGCGAAATCGATCAACGTGGTTGTCATCCTGAATGCTCTGGACGCGATATCGCATAATTTCTAG
- a CDS encoding VOC family protein, translating to MLDQIKGLHHVTSMAENARTNNKFFTQTLGLRRVKKTVNFDAPDVYHLYYGDEVGAPGSVMTYFPFPKMARGRPGTGEVGTTVFSVPEGSLGYWTDRLAAQGIAGLKADESFGQKRLHFAGPDGDDLALVEVRDDLRQPWLHAGIEADHAIRGFHSVSMRLRDDGATDELLRYMGYQVAETHEGTKRLVIPGGNGADFIDLETMPNIARSLPGAGSVHHVAFSVENRAKQLEVRKLLMDTGHQVTPVIDRDYFWAIYFRTPSGVLFEIATNEPGFDRDEDTAHLGEALKLPPQHAHLRPLLEEHLEPLDA from the coding sequence ATGCTTGACCAGATCAAAGGCCTCCACCACGTCACGTCGATGGCAGAGAATGCCCGCACCAACAACAAGTTCTTCACCCAGACGCTAGGCCTTCGCCGCGTCAAGAAGACTGTCAATTTCGATGCACCGGATGTGTACCATCTCTATTACGGCGACGAAGTCGGCGCGCCCGGCTCGGTAATGACCTATTTTCCGTTCCCGAAGATGGCGCGTGGCCGTCCCGGTACGGGCGAGGTCGGCACCACGGTGTTCTCGGTTCCCGAAGGTTCGCTGGGTTACTGGACGGATCGTCTCGCAGCGCAGGGCATCGCCGGTCTCAAGGCCGATGAATCCTTCGGCCAGAAGCGCCTGCACTTTGCCGGTCCTGATGGCGACGACCTTGCGCTTGTCGAGGTCCGGGACGATCTGCGCCAGCCCTGGCTGCACGCAGGCATCGAGGCCGACCACGCGATCCGCGGCTTTCACTCGGTGTCGATGCGCCTGCGCGACGACGGTGCGACGGACGAACTGCTGCGATACATGGGCTATCAGGTTGCCGAAACCCATGAGGGCACAAAGCGGCTGGTCATCCCGGGCGGCAATGGCGCCGATTTCATCGATCTCGAAACCATGCCGAACATCGCCCGTTCGCTGCCGGGGGCAGGGTCCGTGCACCACGTTGCCTTCTCAGTCGAAAATCGCGCCAAGCAGCTCGAAGTGCGCAAGCTGCTGATGGATACCGGTCATCAGGTCACGCCAGTCATCGATCGCGACTACTTCTGGGCGATCTACTTCCGCACGCCGAGCGGCGTCCTGTTCGAGATTGCCACAAACGAACCTGGCTTCGATCGCGACGAGGATACCGCACATCTCGGCGAGGCACTGAAGCTGCCACCACAGCATGCGCATCTGCGCCCACTGCTGGAAGAACATCTCGAGCCACTCGACGCTTGA
- the rutF gene encoding NADH-dependent FMN reductase RutF: MMGMNMKTSAATDQKIPVADAEALRLTFRDAMARMAAAVNIVTSNGPGGLAGFAATAVCSVTDSPPTLLVCLNRNASVYPAVAANGVLCVNVLSESHQDLSRLFGGKTPVAERFAAAEWSELVTGSPALEDALVSFDCRIAQRAEVGTHEVLMCEVEAIRRRDGGQGLVYFDRNYHTAG; encoded by the coding sequence ATTATGGGGATGAACATGAAAACGTCTGCAGCCACCGACCAGAAGATACCCGTGGCTGATGCCGAAGCGTTGCGGCTCACCTTCCGCGATGCCATGGCGCGCATGGCGGCAGCCGTCAATATCGTCACCAGCAACGGTCCGGGAGGTCTTGCCGGCTTTGCCGCGACTGCCGTGTGCAGCGTCACCGACAGTCCGCCGACGCTTCTGGTGTGCCTGAACCGCAATGCCTCCGTCTATCCCGCTGTCGCTGCCAATGGCGTGCTCTGCGTGAACGTCCTGTCGGAGAGCCATCAGGATCTGTCGCGCCTCTTCGGCGGCAAGACGCCGGTTGCCGAGCGCTTTGCAGCCGCCGAGTGGTCCGAACTGGTGACCGGATCGCCGGCGCTCGAGGACGCGCTGGTGTCGTTCGATTGCCGGATCGCCCAGCGCGCCGAGGTCGGCACGCACGAAGTGCTGATGTGCGAAGTCGAGGCGATCCGTCGGCGCGATGGCGGGCAGGGTCTCGTCTATTTCGACCGCAATTATCACACGGCCGGCTGA
- a CDS encoding alpha/beta hydrolase, with product MTSTYVHRLRAGAPGKPIFFVFHGTGGDENQFFDFASQLLPEATIVSPRGDVAEHGAARFFRRTGEGVYDMDDLARATTKMVGYVKSLADEHQASAVIGLGFSNGANILANVLIEAGNLFDASVLMHPLIPFEPRDNAGLAGSKVLITAGERDPIAPASLTKALADYFVRQKADVTLEWHPGGHDIRPNEIDAVRTLLAAYA from the coding sequence ATGACATCGACATATGTGCACCGGCTGCGAGCCGGTGCGCCGGGAAAGCCGATATTTTTCGTCTTTCACGGCACAGGCGGCGATGAGAACCAGTTTTTCGACTTTGCCAGCCAGCTGCTGCCGGAGGCGACCATCGTCTCGCCGCGCGGCGACGTTGCCGAACATGGGGCTGCCCGTTTTTTCCGGCGCACCGGCGAGGGCGTCTACGACATGGACGATCTCGCCCGGGCGACGACGAAGATGGTCGGCTACGTCAAAAGCCTGGCGGATGAGCACCAGGCGTCGGCAGTCATCGGCCTCGGCTTTTCGAATGGGGCCAATATCCTTGCCAATGTCCTGATCGAGGCAGGCAATCTTTTCGACGCCTCGGTGCTGATGCATCCGCTGATCCCGTTCGAACCGCGCGACAATGCCGGCCTGGCGGGCTCGAAGGTGCTGATCACGGCCGGCGAGCGAGACCCGATTGCACCGGCCTCCCTGACAAAGGCGCTTGCGGATTACTTCGTCCGGCAGAAGGCGGATGTGACGCTCGAATGGCATCCGGGCGGTCACGATATCCGGCCGAACGAGATCGACGCGGTGCGGACGCTACTTGCAGCCTATGCCTAA